The following are from one region of the Pseudohongiella spirulinae genome:
- the rsfS gene encoding ribosome silencing factor: METKQLVDVVTAALEDIKGLQIEIFDVADLTPLTDSMIICTGTSSTHLKALADEVVVKVKAAGGQVSGVEGREQAEWVLVDLGPVIVHLMLAATRAMYRLEDLWSIRPEGGQAQ, from the coding sequence TTGGAAACCAAACAGCTTGTAGACGTGGTCACCGCCGCACTCGAAGATATAAAAGGATTGCAGATTGAGATTTTTGATGTGGCTGATCTGACCCCATTAACTGACAGCATGATCATTTGCACGGGCACATCCAGTACTCACCTCAAGGCCTTGGCCGATGAGGTTGTGGTCAAAGTAAAGGCGGCCGGTGGTCAGGTATCTGGTGTTGAGGGGCGTGAACAGGCGGAGTGGGTGCTGGTTGACCTGGGTCCTGTTATCGTTCATCTGATGCTTGCCGCTACCCGCGCCATGTATCGTCTGGAGGATCTTTGGAGCATCCGCCCGGAGGGTGGGCAGGCGCAGTGA
- the nadD gene encoding nicotinate-nucleotide adenylyltransferase: protein MTARLGIMGGMFDPVHTGHLKVAALACDELELSHVRLVPCSVPSHRGTPGASAVDRLKMLQLALATETRFLADDREIRRPGVSYMVDTLHSFRQEFPDTTLVYIMGQDSFAGLTGWHRWREILTLCHLCVVSRPGAGQIVHRDLLASQVSTRAALYEQQTGHIIQIDGAQFWHSSTQVRQLIYSDSLPEDPADIIPASVLHYIRQHKLYQTRPSS from the coding sequence ATGACGGCACGCCTGGGCATAATGGGTGGCATGTTTGATCCTGTTCATACCGGGCATCTGAAGGTGGCCGCTCTGGCCTGTGATGAGCTGGAATTGTCACATGTGCGATTGGTACCGTGTTCAGTACCCAGTCATCGTGGCACGCCGGGCGCCAGCGCTGTCGATCGGCTGAAGATGTTGCAACTGGCTCTGGCTACTGAAACGCGATTTCTGGCAGATGATCGTGAGATCCGTCGTCCGGGCGTATCCTATATGGTGGATACTCTACATAGTTTTCGGCAGGAATTTCCCGACACAACACTTGTTTACATCATGGGGCAGGATAGTTTTGCCGGTTTAACCGGCTGGCACCGCTGGCGGGAAATCTTGACACTCTGCCATCTTTGCGTGGTCAGCCGCCCGGGGGCTGGTCAAATTGTGCACCGGGACTTGCTAGCCAGTCAGGTTAGCACCAGGGCTGCGCTCTATGAGCAGCAGACAGGGCATATTATCCAGATTGACGGAGCGCAATTCTGGCATTCATCAACACAGGTCAGGCAGTTGATTTATTCAGATTCATTGCCAGAAGATCCCGCTGATATTATCCCGGCAAGTGTTTTGCACTATATAAGACAACATAAACTTTACCAAACAAGGCCGTCATCATAA
- a CDS encoding glutamate-5-semialdehyde dehydrogenase, producing the protein MSDISAYMRDVGEQARKASRLVAAATTSQKNHALLAMADAIEQSREQLQKANEQDLQAGQAKGLDAAMLDRLALTPARIDGMIEGLRQVAALQDPVGEITDMRYRPSGIQVGKMRVPLGVIGIIYESRPNVTCEAASLCLKSGNAAILRGGSEALHSNQAIADCIRQGLASAGLSKHAVQVIETTDRAAVGLLITMPEYVDVIVPRGGKGLIERISAESRVPVIKHLDGNCHVYIDDQADAEKAIRVTVNAKTQRYGTCNTLESLLVAQSRAAEILPLLHQALAAHQIEYRACPTAMALLPGAKAATEQDWGEEYLAPVMSVKVVESIDQAIEHINKFSSGHTESIITESFHRAQRFLREIDSSSVMVNASTRFADGFEYGLGAEIGISTDKLHARGPVGLEGLTSQKYIVLGDGHIRT; encoded by the coding sequence ATGAGTGACATCAGCGCGTATATGCGCGACGTTGGTGAGCAGGCACGCAAAGCATCCAGGCTTGTGGCAGCTGCGACCACCTCCCAGAAGAACCATGCCCTGTTGGCTATGGCAGACGCTATAGAACAATCCCGCGAGCAACTGCAAAAGGCCAATGAACAGGATTTGCAGGCTGGTCAGGCTAAAGGTCTGGATGCGGCCATGCTGGACCGGCTGGCACTGACGCCAGCACGCATTGATGGCATGATCGAGGGCCTTCGGCAGGTGGCCGCCTTGCAGGATCCGGTGGGTGAAATCACCGATATGCGTTATCGACCCAGCGGTATACAGGTCGGAAAAATGCGCGTCCCCCTGGGCGTGATTGGCATCATCTACGAATCACGTCCCAATGTGACCTGCGAAGCGGCCAGCCTGTGCCTGAAATCCGGCAACGCCGCCATTCTGCGCGGTGGCTCAGAGGCGTTACATTCCAATCAGGCCATCGCCGACTGTATTCGCCAGGGGCTGGCGAGCGCCGGGTTGAGCAAGCACGCTGTGCAGGTCATCGAGACCACTGACCGGGCGGCTGTTGGCCTGTTGATCACCATGCCGGAGTATGTTGATGTAATCGTACCGCGCGGCGGTAAAGGGCTGATTGAGCGCATCAGTGCAGAATCACGTGTGCCGGTGATCAAACACCTGGATGGCAACTGTCACGTGTATATCGATGACCAAGCGGATGCAGAGAAAGCCATCAGGGTGACAGTTAATGCCAAGACCCAGCGTTACGGCACCTGTAACACCCTGGAATCCTTGTTGGTGGCGCAAAGCCGTGCTGCAGAAATTCTGCCGCTGCTGCATCAGGCGCTGGCAGCACATCAGATCGAGTACCGGGCCTGCCCGACAGCCATGGCCCTGCTACCCGGTGCAAAGGCAGCGACAGAGCAGGACTGGGGCGAGGAATATCTGGCGCCTGTGATGTCTGTCAAGGTGGTTGAATCGATCGATCAGGCCATTGAACATATCAATAAATTCAGCTCCGGCCACACAGAATCCATCATTACGGAAAGCTTTCATCGTGCGCAACGTTTTTTGCGCGAGATTGATTCCAGTTCGGTGATGGTGAATGCCTCAACACGTTTTGCGGATGGCTTTGAGTACGGACTGGGTGCGGAAATCGGCATTTCGACCGATAAGCTGCATGCGCGAGGTCCGGTTGGGCTTGAGGGTCTGACCTCACAAAAATATATCGTGTTGGGTGACGGTCATATCCGCACATGA
- a CDS encoding YbgA family protein: protein MNPHQDEKIPVGISACLLGEEVRFNGGHKQHSYIQKTLGEYFSFRTFCPEVDIGLGIPRKPIRLIRRDEQVICVDIEDYKLDYTQQLRDSADAQQGWIRDMCGFILKKDSPSCGMERVKVYEGHGTTKDGAGIFAETMMQRFPALPVEEEGRLGDAVLRENFIQRVYVMYRWRQLLRDGLTVASLTDFHARHKLILMSHCQAAYRALGPLLAGARKDNVQEIAGQYIPQLMTALKKRASRGDHVNVLQHIQGYLKADLDADDKAELRESFERYRQGLLPLIVPITLLNHHFRKYPNDYISRSWYMHPYPAEMALQNHI from the coding sequence ATGAATCCTCATCAGGATGAAAAAATACCCGTTGGCATCAGTGCCTGTCTGCTGGGCGAAGAAGTTCGGTTTAATGGCGGACATAAACAGCATTCTTATATCCAGAAAACCCTGGGCGAGTATTTCAGTTTTCGGACTTTTTGTCCTGAGGTCGATATAGGTCTGGGCATTCCTCGCAAACCGATCAGGCTGATCCGGCGCGATGAGCAGGTCATCTGTGTGGATATTGAGGATTACAAGCTGGACTACACGCAACAGCTGCGCGACAGTGCCGATGCTCAACAGGGCTGGATCAGGGATATGTGTGGTTTTATCCTGAAAAAGGACTCGCCCAGTTGTGGTATGGAGCGGGTCAAAGTGTATGAAGGTCACGGCACCACCAAGGATGGCGCGGGTATATTTGCGGAGACCATGATGCAGAGATTCCCGGCCCTGCCTGTAGAAGAGGAGGGGCGATTGGGGGATGCTGTACTCAGGGAGAATTTCATCCAGCGTGTTTATGTCATGTATCGCTGGCGACAATTACTGCGAGATGGCTTGACAGTCGCCTCGCTGACCGATTTCCATGCCCGCCACAAACTGATACTGATGAGCCACTGCCAGGCAGCCTACAGAGCCCTGGGGCCGTTGCTGGCCGGTGCCCGCAAAGACAATGTGCAGGAGATTGCCGGGCAATATATCCCGCAACTGATGACAGCGCTTAAAAAACGTGCATCGCGTGGCGACCATGTAAATGTGCTGCAACACATACAGGGCTATCTGAAGGCTGACCTGGATGCTGATGACAAAGCGGAACTGCGCGAATCCTTTGAACGTTATCGCCAGGGGCTGTTACCGCTGATTGTGCCGATTACCCTGTTGAATCATCATTTTCGCAAATACCCCAATGACTACATCAGTCGTTCCTGGTACATGCACCCGTACCCGGCGGAAATGGCACTGCAGAATCATATCTGA
- a CDS encoding GIY-YIG nuclease family protein, whose product MTDSSWWVYIVRCADDTLYTGISNDVERRVSEHQSQGRKTARYLRGRAPLALVYTQQAGDYGAALRLEYRIKQLDRRAKLRLISGDESILTSLMEQADESSSG is encoded by the coding sequence ATGACTGATTCTTCCTGGTGGGTCTACATCGTGCGCTGCGCCGACGATACCTTGTATACCGGTATCAGCAACGATGTGGAGCGGCGCGTCAGTGAGCATCAATCGCAGGGCCGCAAAACAGCCCGCTACCTGCGCGGCCGGGCACCGCTGGCGCTGGTCTATACACAACAGGCGGGCGATTATGGGGCCGCGCTGCGACTTGAGTATCGCATCAAACAGTTAGACAGAAGAGCAAAACTACGACTGATCAGTGGTGATGAGTCAATTCTTACATCATTAATGGAGCAGGCAGATGAATCCTCATCAGGATGA
- a CDS encoding MBL fold metallo-hydrolase, producing the protein MQDSRFIPGQAVALATSEVTVYRLLCPNASAMTGPGTNTYLIGSKELALVDPGPALPAHIEAITAMLAGRPLRRIFVTHTHGDHSPATAELQRLTGAEVIGLKPAAGAAYQDASFEPSRLYSDGECIDCGEYAVRLIHTPGHVSNHLCFLLEQEGMLFTGDHILQGTTPVILPPDGDMSDYLRSLEQLLGLPLRSLAPGHGDVMTEPAQMIGTLIRHRLRREQKIVSALAGFDLVTLDEFVIPVYDDVPQHLLPWAKKTLLAHLYKLESEGRVRQFAQCSAENVRWQLIDD; encoded by the coding sequence ATGCAGGATTCGCGATTTATTCCCGGTCAGGCGGTTGCGCTGGCCACATCAGAAGTGACTGTTTATCGCTTGCTGTGTCCCAATGCGAGTGCGATGACGGGGCCGGGCACCAATACCTACCTTATTGGCAGCAAAGAGCTGGCTTTAGTAGATCCTGGCCCGGCTCTTCCCGCCCATATAGAGGCGATTACCGCTATGCTTGCCGGACGGCCGTTGCGCCGGATATTCGTGACGCACACTCATGGTGATCATTCACCGGCGACGGCCGAATTGCAGCGTCTGACCGGTGCCGAGGTCATCGGACTAAAACCTGCAGCCGGTGCCGCATACCAGGACGCCAGCTTTGAGCCTTCACGTCTTTATAGCGATGGCGAGTGCATCGATTGTGGTGAGTACGCAGTGCGACTGATCCACACACCCGGTCATGTGTCCAATCACCTGTGTTTCTTGCTGGAACAGGAAGGCATGCTGTTTACCGGCGATCATATTCTGCAAGGTACTACGCCGGTCATTCTGCCACCTGATGGTGATATGAGCGATTACCTGCGTTCGCTGGAGCAGCTTCTTGGCTTGCCCCTGCGCTCACTGGCCCCCGGGCATGGCGATGTGATGACTGAGCCAGCGCAAATGATAGGTACACTGATCCGCCACCGTTTGCGACGTGAACAGAAAATAGTCAGTGCGCTGGCCGGATTTGATCTCGTGACACTGGATGAGTTCGTAATACCGGTTTATGACGATGTGCCACAACATCTGCTGCCCTGGGCCAAAAAGACCTTGTTGGCGCATCTCTACAAGTTAGAGTCAGAGGGCCGCGTGCGACAATTTGCTCAGTGCTCAGCGGAAAATGTTCGCTGGCAACTGATCGATGACTGA
- a CDS encoding phosphoglycerate dehydrogenase, with protein sequence MLKIRTYNQISDKGISRFSTTRYQVDATQNQADAVLLRSHKLSADELEDSIKAVARAGAGVNNVPVAQCTERGIVVFNTPGANANAVKELVLTGMLLASRGILPGMQFISTLAGMQDNGELSKLMETEKKRFAGNELAGRTLGIIGLGAIGSMVAGMAIDLGMTVLGYDPALSVDAAWRLPNQVHKIENLSALVANSDYVTLHLPVLDSTRGLVNADLVASMKPGLCLLNFARDEIVDTAAVVAGLNSGQLRTYVSDFPRYELIGRDDVILMPHIGASTAEAEENCAVMAAEQLKDFLENGNIRNSVNFPLLSLERVSGAESGTRLAVTNKNVPGMLGKILSLLADQNINVVDMINKSRGEIAYNLIDLASPPSEAAVSAIAATDDVIKVTVL encoded by the coding sequence ATGCTCAAAATACGCACCTACAATCAGATATCCGACAAGGGGATAAGCCGTTTCTCCACTACCCGTTATCAGGTAGATGCCACACAGAATCAGGCAGACGCAGTGCTGCTGAGAAGCCACAAACTGTCCGCCGACGAACTGGAAGACAGCATTAAAGCGGTAGCCCGGGCCGGCGCTGGCGTCAATAACGTCCCGGTTGCCCAGTGCACCGAGCGCGGTATCGTGGTTTTTAACACCCCAGGCGCAAATGCCAACGCGGTCAAGGAGCTGGTATTGACCGGCATGCTGTTGGCTTCACGCGGTATATTACCGGGCATGCAGTTCATCAGCACACTGGCAGGCATGCAGGACAATGGCGAACTGTCGAAGCTGATGGAAACGGAGAAAAAGCGTTTTGCCGGCAATGAACTCGCCGGACGCACCCTGGGCATCATTGGCCTCGGCGCCATCGGTTCCATGGTTGCTGGCATGGCGATTGATCTGGGTATGACGGTACTTGGATACGATCCGGCGCTGTCAGTCGATGCCGCCTGGCGATTGCCCAACCAGGTCCACAAAATCGAGAACCTGAGCGCTCTGGTTGCCAATTCCGATTATGTCACCCTGCATCTGCCAGTATTGGACAGCACTCGCGGCCTGGTGAACGCTGACCTTGTAGCCAGTATGAAGCCGGGCCTTTGCCTGCTGAATTTCGCACGCGATGAAATTGTTGATACTGCTGCCGTTGTTGCCGGTCTGAACAGCGGCCAGCTTCGTACTTACGTCAGCGACTTCCCGCGCTACGAACTGATCGGCCGTGATGATGTCATCCTGATGCCGCATATTGGTGCCAGCACGGCCGAGGCAGAAGAAAATTGTGCCGTGATGGCCGCCGAGCAGCTGAAGGATTTTCTGGAGAATGGTAATATCCGCAACTCGGTGAATTTCCCGTTGTTAAGTCTCGAGCGGGTCTCCGGCGCCGAATCGGGGACGCGTCTGGCCGTCACCAATAAAAATGTGCCCGGCATGCTGGGCAAAATTCTGTCCTTACTGGCAGATCAGAATATCAATGTGGTCGACATGATTAACAAAAGCCGGGGTGAAATTGCCTATAACCTGATCGACCTGGCAAGTCCGCCTTCGGAAGCCGCTGTCAGTGCGATCGCGGCGACCGACGATGTGATCAAAGTGACTGTTTTATAA